The genomic region TTTTAAAAATAACCTCTTTAAACTATATAGCTTATATATCTTTATTTAGTTTCCTGAGATTGCTCAAGTACAACGGAGTCCTGGGAAACCTCCTCAAGACTCTTGAGTTTAGGTTCCTTAACGGCTATCAAGGTGAGAACTGCACCCACGACGCTTATCACTGCAAGCATTTCCAATATGCCCTTTATTCCTAGTGAGGATAGTAGTGTAGGGAAGTAGAAGGTGGTTATGGCAGCACCAGTCTTCCCAGCTGCTGCTGAAATACCGTGTCCAGTTGTCCTATAACTGGTTGGATATACCTCAGACGGAATAACGAAGGTTGTAGTGTTGGGACCAAAGTCAATGAAGAAGTACGAAAGGGCATATAGAGCAAACGCTTGCGTAGAAGGAATCAAGAATCCTTCCAATTTAGCCCCCTTAGCTACAGCCAGCAACGCTACCACTCCATAAAGCACTGCCATCATTACGAAACCTAAGGTCTGTATGGGTTTTCTACCTAGCTTATCCATTAGTGCAACTGCAGTAAAGTAACCAAAGAAACCCACCATGAATGGAATGCCTGCGTACACTATTTCCTGCCCCACTGATGCCGGCTTCCCAAGTACCGAGGAAACTATGGGACCGGAGTAAATACCTGTTCCATAGAAGGCTATATCCAGGATAAACCAAGTTCCTGCTGTTCCAAGCAAGAGTAACCAGTACTTCGAGAAGAACTCAGATACGCTCTTTCTCTGTATTCTAACCCTTCTCACTTCGGTCTTGGGTGTATCCTTAGCCACAAACTCAACAGATTTCTCCACATTGTTTGTATCTCCCTTGAGTGCTGAGTATCTAGGCGTTTCTGGGACCTTTCTTCTCAGATAAATGACTGTAGCTGCCGGTATAGCCCCAACGAAGGCCATTACCCTCCAGGCAAGATCTGGAGGCAAGGTAAATGCTGAAATGGCACCTACTGCTACCGCAACTAGGCTCCCAATTCCTTGGTTTGCAAAGACCAAGGCCACAAGTTTACCCCTATCCTTTACGTTTGCGTACTCACTCATTATGGTAGCTGAGATGGGATAATCACCTCCAATACCAATTCCCATTATAGATCTGAAAATTATGAGCCAAAGTACATTAGGTGCGAAAGCAGATAAAGCCGCACCAGCAGTCAGTAAAGAGGCTTCCACACCATAAACAGTCTTTCTGCCAATAAGGTCCCCTAGTACACCAAAGACCAACTGCCCAATTATTGCAGTGAAGATTGCTGAAGATGCTAAGAGACCTTCATACAAAGGTGTTAAGGTAAAGCCAGGCAAGTGATAGGCGTTGAATATGTCAAGGATCGCACCTATAATAAAAAGATCATAGGCATCTGTGAAGAAACCCATCCCAGATGTGTACCAGATCTTGATGTGATTGAAGTTAAGCTTCACACTATCCAAAGACTTGAAAGGTTCCATGTCTTTTCTGTGCTACTCTACCCTGAGATACCTTATATAAATGACCCATATATATTATGTAATCTATGGAGATCTATATATTCTACATAGTTGAGGTTTAACCTTGGGGGATTGGGGGGCGGAAGTCCCTATCCGCGTGGGGATGGATAGCCCTTATAGAAAAGATTTTGTACCAAGAGAAACTTCTATACAGCGTTGAAATCAAAAGGCAACAAGGTAACCCTCTCATTCAAGTACAGGGCATACCCAACACCAGAGGTAGAGAGAAAACTCATCAACACAATGGAAATAGAGGCGAAAGTGTACAATAAACTACTGAACTACATCGCAGAGAGAAGAAAACAAGGGATTAAGGTAACACAGCTGGACACTCAAAAGCTACTCAAGGACATGGACGAAAAACACGAGGTGTACTCTAAAGCCCTACAAATGGTCAACAACGTCCTGTGGTACAACATCAACGCGTTAGCTAAACTGAAGAGAAATGGAAAGAAAATCGGAAAACTTAGACACAAGAAGGCATTCAAGATAGTCTGGTACAACCAATCTGGGTTCAAACTACAAGGGGATAAACTCCATCTATCCAAGATAGGGGAGATCAAACTCCTTCTACATAGGCCAATACAAGGAGAAGTGAAAGGGGTCATCCTGAAGAGAAGCAAGACAAACAAGTGGTACGCTATCTTTCAAGTTGAGCAGGAGAAACAACCCCTAGAGAGGACCGGTAGAGTCGTGGGGATTGATCTAGGCGTGGAGAAATTTGTTACAACGAGTGATGGTGACGTAATTGAGAACCCGAAACTCCTAGATAGGAGGGAAGAGAGGATCAAATTGTTACAGAGGAGACTATCGAGAAAAAGAAGGGGTTCAAGGAATTACGAAAAGGCCAGGGCAAAGCTCGCTATGGCTTACGAAAGGCTTGAGAACACTCTGAATGATTACATACACAAGATAACAACGTGGTTAGTCAAGGATCATGACGTAATAGTTGTTGAGAAACTGAACACACGAGAAATGGTACAGGACTCCCTCGGCAGGTTGAGGAAGCACATCCTTTACTCCAGTTTCTCCACCTTCCTCCATCACCTCTCCTACAAGGCTGAAAGAGCTGGTAGGAGGGTGGTCGAGGTGGATCCGGCATATACATCGCAGACCTGTTCCAGGTGTGGGTACAGGGTAAAACTTAGCCTATCTGATAGGGTGTTTCGATGCCCTAGCTGTGGCCTTGTAATTGATCGCGATTACAACGCGTCCCTAAACATCCTGAAACGCGGGGTTGGGACTGCCCCTCTGCCTGTGGAGGGGGAACCTCTACTGTTCACCTTTCATGAGGTGGTGTACAGCAAGTTCCCTCAGAGAAGCAGGAAATCCTCACCGCGAGGTGGGGATGCTCCGTCCGTAAGGGCGGAGTAGTTCACCTCAGTTACATTTTAATTTGATTGTGGAGACGTGAAGTCTATGGACATTGGAGTATTCTTAGCTGCATTGGCCATGGGAACCCTGGAGCTATCTGAGGCAGGGGCAGTTTCGGCTATATACGCTGGGGCGTACAAATCGTGGATTCCATACCTTTATGGGGCATTGGGTGTCTCAGTAGTTCTACTACCCACATTCACACTAGGAAAGTTCATCGAGTTACTTCCAATTCAATACGTTCTAGTAGTTGGTGCCGTAATACTGGCATATTTCGGTTATAGGCTAATAAGAAGTGCTAGGAGATCGTTCAAGGGTATACGTAAGCATCACGAGGAGAAGGAAGGAATGGGCGTGGTTCTGGTAGTGGCAATAACTGAGGCATTAGAGGACGCGTTAGTTGCCTTAGCACTAATACCACAGAGCTATTCCTCAACCCTGTTGGGAACAGGAATATCCGCTATCCTAGTTCTAGGGTTAACTGCCCTACTCAAGAACCAAATCGCGAGAATTAGGCTTCCGCACCTTAAGTTCGTTCTGTCGTCATTACTATTCTCACTTGCGTCGTTGTGGATACTCGAAGTAGCCTTGGATGTTACGGAATTGGTTATACTCCCTCTGTTCCTGCTTTATTTGGGAGTAAACTACTTGATTATAAAGATCTGAAGCCTCTGCATCATGAACCTCTAGTTTTTAATTTATGTGAAACAGGACTCAATAAATGAAACTAAGCAGGGCTTTCTACGACCTTGTTGGGGCCTCGGTACTTTGGGGGACCATTGGAATAGCTGTACAGGAAGCCTACAGATTTGGGGCCAATTCCCTGGGAATAGTCCTATTTAGAACGCTTTTCTCGTGCCTTATACTATTTTACCAAGGAAATAGGAAAATCTTACTCAGATGGGAGTCCATAGCTATGGGACTCATAGCTGGCACATTTTACGAGATATATGCATTCACCATCATTCTAGATGGTGCACCCCTATCATCTTTCCTGCTATATACCGCTCCACTCTTCGTGATATTGTTCTCATACGCACTGTTCAAGGAGGAGTTAAATCTACGTAAGGTTATAGGGTCCTTCATAGTTATTGTTGCACTCTATCTGGATTATCTGGGCACGCCCACGCCCGTGGAGCTGATTTGGGGAATTTTATCTGGAGTTTCATACGCTGGATTAATATCATTCTCAAAATTTCTTCAGTTAAGGAGATTTTCTGGCTGGGACGTCCTGAGCGCGCAGTCTGTATGGTCACTCCCCCTCTCCCTTGTAGTGAGTCTTCCCTTTTCGAGATCCATATCCGTTGGTTCAGTGGCAGGAGGGCTCTACATGGCAATTCTTGGGACTATAATTCCCTATTACCTCTTCTATAGGGGAATCAAGCTCATGGATTCAGCGATAGCTACCGTTATATCGGCGCTGGAACCGGTGGTCACGACATTGCTAGCGTATCCCCTTCTCGGGCAAACCCTTACACCGCTACAGATATTGAGCGCTTCCATGATTTTAGGAAGTTCCATTTGGCTTAGCCTATCTAGGTAGACCTTAATATTTAGGCCTTGGTTTTTAACTATGCTAGAATAGTCTCTCCTAATGAGGAATGTCATAGAGCCCTGGGGAGTCTACGTTCCCTTCATTTACAGCGCGGTAGCTTATTGGAGCTTAGGAGCGATGCAGATTCTCCTAAGGGGAGGCCTTCATCCTATCTTCATGATGGATGGCGCCTATCTCTTCTACGTGGGAATGATGTTCAGGCTTTTCGCACCTGCTAGGAAGTACGTGTTTGGACATCTTGTGAGCTTGATCCTGCTTCTTTCCTTAACGCCACAAGTCATAGGAGTTGGTATGGGAGTGGCCTTCCTAGTGATGATGTGGGCCGTAAGGGATGTCAGAAAGTACGGGTCGAAATTTCCCATTAATTACCTTGTCCTAATCTCCCCATTAGCTGGGGCCGTATCGTGGCTGACGTTTAATCTTTTTCATGATTTCTACACGCTTGAAGTCCCGCTACTGCTCTACGTCTTGGGAGTTAACGTTGGCGTTTTCTCTGCAACCTTGGGTGGTAGGGCACTTTTGGGCAAGAAGCAGGTTCCGTTAATCGTGACTATCCTAGCCAGTTACTTCTTCCCTCCACTAGTTAACCTCGTCTCGATTGTGTATCCCTTCCTCCTTCTTAGGAGAAAGAGTTTTATCGCCAAGTTGAATCGCAATGCTATCTCTGCGTTAGTGAACGTTAGCGCCGTGATCTTTTCAGGAACTTTTGGGCTCCTGATGGGAGGGCTATATCTACTCCATTCTTTCACGGTAGGCATAATGACGGTTCTCCTCATGAGTTGCTCCACATATTCTCTAGCTAGGTATAATTACGGATGGGAATGGATCGTCCCTATACTCCTTTTAATCGACATGGTAACCTTTTCAGGAATTCCGTGGGCATTAGCCCTAGCGATATACCTTTACTTGATCAGGAATGCACTGGGTCCTTTTTCCCTGAAAAACGGGGTATCCTCAAGGTTCATAAGCCCAGGATACTCTTCAGAACGCCAAAGGCAGCAAGAGACGAAATAATTGCTATCACCGGAGATGTTAGCCATCCCTTGGTAACCTGTTTCAGTTGGGTTTTAACGTCCGGACCATAACTTCTGAAACTGAGCCCTAGTATTCCCCCCCATTACAGTTTGGGTTATGGAGATAGGAACCCCAAACAACGTGAAAATCTCGGATATTATATCGCTTCCTAGCAAGGCGGAGGTGGCACTCAAGTATCCCATTCTAGTCAATCTAAATCCCACCACTAATGATGCCTTCCTGGAGCTAAAGTAGATCCCCAAGGACGCAGCAAGAGCGTAGAGCGGAAACACCACATAGGCCGGCTCCGACAGTAGTCCCTCGGAAGTTATTATTCCAATTGCGTTAGCACCTGTAACAAATGACGTAAACACGGCAGACGAGATTATCAAGAACTTATATATTTTCATTTCTCTTATAATTTTTTTCTCTTTAGTTGTTATCCTTACCAAAACGTAATAGAGCACAAGTGAAGAAACTATCGCCAACAAGGGTGTGAAGGCCCATGAAATAACGGTGAACCAGAATTTTCCCCAGTCAAAGGAGAGCTCCTTGGACAGGATCACCAAAATCGCTAACGATGGGTAAATCATCTGGCTTAACGAAGACGGAATACCGGCTCGATTGAGATAATAAAAGGATACCACAGAGGCCAGGAACACGGAAAGCACTGCTATACTTAGATAGGGCTGTAACCCAGTGACTGCTCCCCTAATACTACCTTGAAGTGAAATTGCACCACAGAAACGCCAAGAAACATGCTTACAGCGCTAATTAAATAGGAATATTTTCTTCTCATCGAGTTCGTGGATATAAGTATTCCTAGGGAAGTGGCGGAATTATTTCCTCCAACAACAAAAGACGAAATTAAGCCAACTAGAAATAAACCTAAACTTAATAAATTCATTTAAATTCAGTTCCACTTCTACTCCTGAGCTTTTGAAGTTTAAAGTCTAAGGCATGCCTTATAAAATCACTTCTGGATACGAAGGGATTGTTCAATGAACGGTTTAATCGGTTAATTACTTCATCTATTCTCTGAAGAAGTGGCACGTCGAGCTTGAAAGTGATAGTCTTTGTCTCCTTTTTCTCTATTTCTATAATAAATCCATCATTTTCTCCCTGTTCCCCTTTAGACAAATTCATAACCATGGCCATAATTCTGTATTAGCATTGATAGATAAACCTTTCTAGGCCATTGCCTTTTGAATTGTTTAAATAGTTTAAGCCCAAGATCATTAAACAGTGAACATAAAATACCTAAAAGAATTGTACAGTATAAATACAGTATAGGGACAGATGCTACATAAAATAGCAAAAAGGCTAACTTTACTTCTAAGTTTTTACAATCGCGAGTTCAGCGGTCTTTAGGCTGTTTTGGTGGGAATGGACTAATTCAGCTCGGACGTAAAACTTCCTGTTTTCAGTGAAAACTTTTATCTGCATGTATCAACTGGTTATTTTAGGCCTCATATGCAGGGCTTTAGAAGAGTTAGATCCTGGACGCTTCTGTTGATCCTTGACACAAGATCCACGTTTATCTATCGAATATACGCTTAGTATGTTAGATTTTAGCGTCCTTTCTTGCAGAGTTTGCCCCTTTACATTTCTTGACGTTCTAGTTCTCGGCCTCAAACTGCTATTTTCCGGTTCTTTAACCAAGAGGATTCTCTGTGATTGGAAGAACATTTTTAGAACTTTGTTTCTTTAAACTCTCGTCTCTAATTTATTTGTAATAAATTGAGATAATATTACTGGGATATCCTTCATCAAAGAGGCACATTGTATAGGCGTTTGGCCTAACTCTCTGAACTGTGTTCTTCACCTGATCACAGGAACCAGTATCTGGATTTAGTACAGCTATCACGCCAACTACCGATTTGGGTAGTGCGGTATTAATAACGGCGTCCATATTGGACACCATCTTAATTG from Metallosphaera sedula DSM 5348 harbors:
- a CDS encoding membrane protein translates to MDIGVFLAALAMGTLELSEAGAVSAIYAGAYKSWIPYLYGALGVSVVLLPTFTLGKFIELLPIQYVLVVGAVILAYFGYRLIRSARRSFKGIRKHHEEKEGMGVVLVVAITEALEDALVALALIPQSYSSTLLGTGISAILVLGLTALLKNQIARIRLPHLKFVLSSLLFSLASLWILEVALDVTELVILPLFLLYLGVNYLIIKI
- a CDS encoding DMT family transporter; translated protein: MKLSRAFYDLVGASVLWGTIGIAVQEAYRFGANSLGIVLFRTLFSCLILFYQGNRKILLRWESIAMGLIAGTFYEIYAFTIILDGAPLSSFLLYTAPLFVILFSYALFKEELNLRKVIGSFIVIVALYLDYLGTPTPVELIWGILSGVSYAGLISFSKFLQLRRFSGWDVLSAQSVWSLPLSLVVSLPFSRSISVGSVAGGLYMAILGTIIPYYLFYRGIKLMDSAIATVISALEPVVTTLLAYPLLGQTLTPLQILSASMILGSSIWLSLSR
- a CDS encoding RNA-guided endonuclease InsQ/TnpB family protein, whose product is MKSKGNKVTLSFKYRAYPTPEVERKLINTMEIEAKVYNKLLNYIAERRKQGIKVTQLDTQKLLKDMDEKHEVYSKALQMVNNVLWYNINALAKLKRNGKKIGKLRHKKAFKIVWYNQSGFKLQGDKLHLSKIGEIKLLLHRPIQGEVKGVILKRSKTNKWYAIFQVEQEKQPLERTGRVVGIDLGVEKFVTTSDGDVIENPKLLDRREERIKLLQRRLSRKRRGSRNYEKARAKLAMAYERLENTLNDYIHKITTWLVKDHDVIVVEKLNTREMVQDSLGRLRKHILYSSFSTFLHHLSYKAERAGRRVVEVDPAYTSQTCSRCGYRVKLSLSDRVFRCPSCGLVIDRDYNASLNILKRGVGTAPLPVEGEPLLFTFHEVVYSKFPQRSRKSSPRGGDAPSVRAE
- a CDS encoding MFS transporter; this encodes MEPFKSLDSVKLNFNHIKIWYTSGMGFFTDAYDLFIIGAILDIFNAYHLPGFTLTPLYEGLLASSAIFTAIIGQLVFGVLGDLIGRKTVYGVEASLLTAGAALSAFAPNVLWLIIFRSIMGIGIGGDYPISATIMSEYANVKDRGKLVALVFANQGIGSLVAVAVGAISAFTLPPDLAWRVMAFVGAIPAATVIYLRRKVPETPRYSALKGDTNNVEKSVEFVAKDTPKTEVRRVRIQRKSVSEFFSKYWLLLLGTAGTWFILDIAFYGTGIYSGPIVSSVLGKPASVGQEIVYAGIPFMVGFFGYFTAVALMDKLGRKPIQTLGFVMMAVLYGVVALLAVAKGAKLEGFLIPSTQAFALYALSYFFIDFGPNTTTFVIPSEVYPTSYRTTGHGISAAAGKTGAAITTFYFPTLLSSLGIKGILEMLAVISVVGAVLTLIAVKEPKLKSLEEVSQDSVVLEQSQETK
- a CDS encoding ribbon-helix-helix domain-containing protein, with protein sequence MAMVMNLSKGEQGENDGFIIEIEKKETKTITFKLDVPLLQRIDEVINRLNRSLNNPFVSRSDFIRHALDFKLQKLRSRSGTEFK